The following coding sequences lie in one Chelonia mydas isolate rCheMyd1 chromosome 6, rCheMyd1.pri.v2, whole genome shotgun sequence genomic window:
- the LOC119566388 gene encoding dispanin subfamily A member 2b, which translates to MACKEQTLSIDLQPRGLPPPYPGAPQGFPAEQPRDFVLWSLFNVLLCQKLACLGCLGFPALVFSIKARDRKVLGDLEGARSYGTTAKVLNIIGSLLVVVAIAVVLLFFFLRP; encoded by the exons ATGGCGTGCAAGGAGCAGACCCTGAGCATCGACCTGCAGCCCCGGGGCCTGCCTCCCCCCTACCCCGGCGCCCCGCAGGGCTTCCCCGCCGAGCAGCCCCGCGACTTCGTGCTCTGGTCCCTCTTCAACGTCCTGCTGTGCCAGAAGCTGGCCTGCCTGGGCTGCCTGGGCTTCCCCGCGCTCGTCTTCTCCATCAAG GCCCGAGATCGGAAAGTACTGGGGGACCTGGAAGGTGCTCGGAGCTATGGCACCACCGCCAAGGTGTTAAACATCATCGGGTCACTGCTGGTGGTAGTTGCTATTGCTgtggttcttttatttttctttttgagaccTTAG
- the LOC102947577 gene encoding dispanin subfamily A member 2b, with amino-acid sequence MDPSVSLDLQPRDGGKMGPGASAPPYSYPYTGLAQSGPGQGGPGQEPPRDFVLWSLFNTVFCNVCCLGFMALVFSFKARDRKVLGDANGAGSYGKTAKCLNIAVLVLSILTVILIIVLVATGAVAVSQTIQQGSQNKNNYGFNYGN; translated from the exons ATGGATCCCAGCGTGAGCCTCGACCTGCAGCCCCGCGACGGCGGCAAGATGGGGCCGGGCGCCTCGGCTCCCCCGTACTCCTACCCCTACACCGGCCTCGCGCAGAGCGGCCCCGGGCAGGGCGGGCCCGGGCAGGAGCCGCCCCGCGACTTCGTGCTCTGGTCCCTCTTCAACACCGTCTTCTGCAACGTCTGCTGCCTCGGCTTCATGGCTCTGGTCTTCTCCTTCAAG gccAGAGATCGTAAAGTTCTGGGTGACGCCAATGGAGCAGGAAGCTATGGCAAGACTGCCAAGTGCCTGAACATCGCGGTCCTGGTACTGAGCATCTTGACAGTGATTCTGATCATTGTTCTCGTGGCAACAGGAGCTGTGGCCGTCTCGCAAACAATTCAACAGGGGAGCCAAAACAAGAACAACTACGGCTTTAACTACGGCAACTAA